The following are from one region of the Primulina eburnea isolate SZY01 chromosome 17, ASM2296580v1, whole genome shotgun sequence genome:
- the LOC140817822 gene encoding uncharacterized protein, which produces MTEKVKLIQSLMRAAQDRHAKYTNIKRRPLIFDKGDRVFLKISPFRGTVRFGKKGKLSPRFIGPYEILERVGDLAYRLALPPALSGVHDFFHVSMLRKYHQDPSHVLPLDEVELDQTLSYIERPIQILGRKDKQLRNKMIPLIKVQWNRHGVEEATWELEDNIRHKYPELFK; this is translated from the coding sequence ATGACAGAGAAGGTAAAATTGATTCAGAGTCTTATGCGAGCTGCTCAGGATAGACATGCTAAGTATACGAACATCAAGAGACGACCATTGATTTTTGATAAAGGTGACAgagtttttctgaaaatatctCCTTTCCGTGGTACAGTTAGATTCGGAAAGAAGGGTAAATTATCACCGAGATTCataggtccgtatgagattttgGAACGTGTTGGTGATTTGGCTTATAGATTAGCTCTTCCTCCTGCATTATCAGGTGTTCATGATTTTTTTCATGtgtctatgttgaggaaatatcatCAAGATCCTTCTCATGTACTTCCACTCGATGAGGTTGAGTTAGATCAAACTTTGAGCTACATTGAGAGACCGATTCAGATTCTAGGCAGAAAAGATAAACAACTCAGAAATAAAATGATACCATTGATTAAAGTACAGTGGAACAGACATGGTGTCGAGGAGGCAACTTGGGAATTAGAAGATAATATAAGACATAAATATCCAGAGTTATTCAAATGA